Genomic DNA from Helicoverpa armigera isolate CAAS_96S chromosome 10, ASM3070526v1, whole genome shotgun sequence:
TTACTGGAATCGGATTGCATATCAACGAAGTGTGATATATAACAATATaaggaatgaattttaaattaatggcactacctattattattatttttaagaattttatgaGGCTTTTTGAATATTagcttatttgaataattataagAAGTACATTTTTGACTAATTTAGTCTGCAAATCTGAAGTTCGGTAGGCAACACAAAAGCAACAACTGCGCAACATtcaaatttcaaacaaaataactacAGCGCATGCACTGAGGCGTGGTACGGCGTTGCGATTCTTTGTCTCTCTCGCTCATTTACGTTGGATGGATGTATGCTCAAGTTTAAATGATTAGTTAAAAACCGATTACGGAATCGATGATTTTGACAAGGGCTGCATTGAAGATTTCATTGTATGACATGATGCAGATGATTTAATCGTGGAATTAACTTCTTCAGCAGTCAGAAGTGGTTGCAAGAGAGTTCaatataatttcattcaagTTTTTCTTCACACTTTCTGTTCTTCTATCAATTAATTGCTATGTGCTTTTCCTTAATTGATTAGAAAAAGGATTCCAGTCTTTAGGAGTAAATCCACAAGACGAGATCTCGACTTCACTCAgtgttaatctcttaattttagattttttttcataaacattggTTTGAAATATCACAGACCGTTTCCCTTTTGCAGGAATTGCAGTCtcataaacaaaacacagtaACAGCATGGTTCGGTCCAAAGACCTTTCCTTTTATAGACATGAGTCGTGGTACCATTATCTACGTACAAATTTTCTGCACATCTTCAGAGCAAGTGTATATCGACGTTTTGTTTTGTACTTGTTCGTTCTACCaatctcatcatcctcctgcccttattccacTGCTTGCAGTTTTCACCTCAGGTTCACGTCTCTTGGTTTCAGTTTAGAGGTGAGGGAACACTCAGAATGACCAGATAGTGCTCTTGCTTGTTTAGTAGCATCTAACTTCATTTGAAACTTTACAGAGATCTAGAACGCTACTCTCAACCTTGAGCTGACGCTCTGAATCTTGGTAGTAAAATTATCCATCGCGACAGGAAATTTTTCGCTGGCCCGTAACTTAATGAAATCACCGgcaaaataaacatagctgCTACATCTAGAGCGTCgcactttttttcttttctgttttTAAAACTCAGAGTTTTAGTAAAAAGTTTCTTATTTTATATGACACTTTGGAACGTGATTCTGCATTTACGCGGACTTCGCAAATGGCAAATTTCAGATATGCAGACTAGAACGTTAcgattaaataagtattaactTTCATAGCTTCATTTATAGCAAAGCTAGATATccacatttttaaatatctctACTTTTAAATGTATAATGTATGTCTACTTTTAAAAGTAGGCTATCTTTATGAATTTATACTTTTAAGCGTTATCTGTATATTTCACATAATCTCTGAAATTTTCACTTATTGCTCAGAATAGTATCTGattgtattaatatttaacttattcTTACATTCCATGTCCACATAAATTCAATATCAAATATGCATtgatttattcataataataaagactatttgttattattgtgtttttaaaatacaataaaaatagtaaaataatatattttaatcatttcaaAATGTCCCTTTTCTTTCtcccaattttttttctaataataatatccatcaattttattaaaagtgcTCCGAAGATAGCTTAGTGTCGCACAGAGTTCAAAACATAGAAAAGGCGCCAGCACATCTAGCTACTCCTGTCTGTAATATTTTCCCAATCAACATTGAACTCTACACTTAAGACATAAAGTTGAACATCTATTAATTTTGTCAGTTTGTAGTACCTTGATGCACTGTACATATTAGACTGTTGTATGAAAGTAAGAACAACACGTTATACTAAACAAaggttttatttctaaaacttaACGTATAGTTACAATTACAGATTAACGTAAATATcacaatttatactaatattattattcgtaGTTAATTCTATTATAAGATATATTCGCagatcataaaataaacaacaaaaaaaaaacagtttcaggATGCTCTTACAAACACTTGGTTGTAAAACAAGGAATGTACAACCTATTACTCTATTGTCATATCAtcctatattttttcaaagaatataTTTGTGATGAATTCGAACAAATTACATATTACAAAGTAATATTCCAGTAGCACCAAGCTACTACCTTCAATTTCTCATTAACACCAACATCTTAGTTGCGTAATACACTCACAATGAGAATCGCTTTCAATGTTCCTTATTCTATAATTGTCAATCATATTTTAAAGCAATGCATTTTGttgttttgcaaaattaaagctattacttttttattgggAATGTATTACGCCTTTATCATTCAAACAACAATCTTACTGTCTTCAGCAAGCAAGCTAATTGTTAAGTCAACATTGTTACTGAGATATTATGCATGTTATTTGTATCACATTTTTATACTTTAGGGTCgtctttagttttattatcGAGGTCGAGTAAAGGTTCGGTTTCAGAGTTCATTGACACAGCCGTGACCGTGTTATCTATAGACCCGTACGCAGACGGCCGAACTTCCACAGATGGAGGTTCCATGTCTACAGAAAGATTCGGCGCTGAACTAGACGGGATCGGTTGCTCGCTCATCAATCTTGTACTTTCGTCATATCCACGCGCCATGTGGTACATCGATTTACCTCTAAGTCTTCGACTAAATGAGCTCCCTgtaggaaaatataatattacgaTAAATAACTAAACTAATACACTTAAGGCCGGTTTCTGAGCAGCTTAATCGGGCTATTCATTTTTTAGGGGAAATTAATAGATAAACCACTGATAACAGTGCTCAGAAACCTGCTATTAGAGAAGTTCAAggttctatatttttaaagatacgGCGGCGGCGTGTCTACACTGTATCTCATTAGTATAGGAACGTGTGTGATGATGAAACAATATTACGTTTAAGAGGTTTTAACTAACGAATCTAGTAGCAACATACCAACAACTCCAAGGTGCTCCGATATATCTCTCTTGACATCAGACACATCCCACATTGCGAGGAAAGATCCGAGGCACGACGGTGAGGGGTTTTGTGGAGACACATAAGGCTTATAGGAGAAGCTGTAGTGGTGGGCTATGGCTGCTAAGAACATTTCTATGCATATCAAAAAGTCctgtaaaaaaatgaaaattttttctAAAGCAGTtgggtaaaaataaattatgactagTAAAAGGAACTTGATAACTATATATGTTGAAGGAACATTATGAATATGTATATCTGTACAAGAAAGAATTCAAGGACAACTGGTCATAAAATTTCTGTGAAatgttgaatatatttaaattgttgtggGAACTTACCTGCAACTTTGAAGacataatctttattttatcaGAATCTGATATATCAAATATAGTTGATATCACGCCACAGTAGACAAGTATGTTAATTATTACTCCTTGGctgaaaatataaagtttttttttttaattatttaagaacTTTTTTCATAGAAtgagaataaattaaagaaaatttaatacaaaacttacaaaaatgaAAAGAAGACCACAGCTTTTATGCACAAAAATTTGCCTATAGGTTTCATAGGTTTCAATTCAGTTTTGTTTGCTCTATAGAACAAGACAAGGCAGTACATTGCAACAAATTGTGACAAGTTATTGATGGCGATCATGTATGGGAAGGCAACTTTTGGGCTAAAGTCACTCTCGCCATAAACACCACAGAGTTCACAAATCATTGATATAACTGTTGTGATGGGCCTCACTACTGTATATTGTAGAATTCCATGTTTGCAGTTATGAACAAATTCACtgaaacaaaaattatgtattaattttgtgattacaTCATTAAATATCAAGTATTTATgcactgaattatttttatcacttttgTTGTTAATCCATaacaactatttttatcatttgtgCAACGCTTTGACAATGTGATGTCATATCATTAAATGCCTAAAATACCTAACAACAACTTATATGGTGattaattacacatttttaagTTGGTGACTTTAATGAACAGTACTTGTGATGTTTAAACTGTATTGCATCaaataccattatttttattgagaatAGTATATGATTATATCAAATTGCATCAAACCTGCAGTACTATGCCTCATTTTTATGCTAGGACTTAGGATAACTAAATGTACATAACTGTTTACTATAGAAAGTAATTCCACCAGCACACATACCTATACAATCTGTTTTTAAGACTGTTAAGTTGCAGTTGCAGACAAGCACTTGAATAAACAAATTATCAATGAACATTAATCGATAATGTGGACTAATAATAGTTGTCTTACCTTCCCATTTCCCAAGGAGTGAGGCAACATAATGGGAATATGTGATAAACCTGTGGCTTTGTTTCCAGTAGTGCCTCCAAATCATGATCTTCATTAAGATAGTTCAACAAATACTTCATAAAGTTGTAAATTACATAAGCTTCATAGCATTCTCTTAGAGAATCAACGTAAATTGATTGTTCTGGAAACTCCAAGCCTATCCAGGCATTTAAAGCATATATTGGTACCATCCACaaaattctgaaataattattaggcAACAGGAAAATTAAGACAAACAAAGCTGcaagtaattaaattatcagCTTATGCACTATCATCATTAAGCAAATTTCtagtaatgtaattattttgtcaagattattgttattgtaaagttCATTAGCATAATTTCGATAATTTGCTGTATGAGCAGTCTCTGAAATACATGAGATAAGGAGATCAAATAACTTACcttataatatgtttttgtagtaTTGGCTTTGTATAATGAACAACATGTTGTGTTATTTGCCATATGGAGATAGGCACGGCGAGGAGAACGAATCCTCCACCTACCAAAGCCCCTTGATCGGACTTTTTAAAGCCATTGTTTATTGAATGGGCTATGAGTATTGGtactaatacaataattaatacaaCATAAAGTGCGATCAAGAAAGGCCTGATCCAAAGCctccattgttttaaaaatgataaaattgtgGAAGAACACATTATAAAAACGTAATTATTGTTTACCCTTATGTGCCACACATAATACTTTCTTCACTGCTTAGTTTATGATATACCAAATAATCACCCTACAAATGGCACCAAACTGTTCTAACAGGGAATTGTTTATTGCAGAAGAAGAATATAACTTCACTACCTATTTcacaatgataaaaaatattggattgGAGAAGGGTTTCGTTTGGAGATCTGTCTGTTTCTGTTTCGTCAGGTCAGTCAAACTGACAGTTGACGCAGGTGACAACGGTGACAATGATTAATGACATTGACATTTCAGatgtcacaatttttttttggcacTGGCACTCACGTTTTGTGAGTCCATTGTTTGTGACAAAATCAAAGTAAGCGATTGACGAGGTCCACATACTCAAACGCTTATTAAGATCTACGGAACATAAATCATTTTGCaccaataatatttaaatatggcAGAACAATTACTTAAAACCGTGGGAcggaaatctttaaaaatagttacaAGATTTAGCGGATAGTCGGCCgtaattaaacggttttatttagctcacccagtttttttttttttataaactcaaTGATGGTTCATGATCATGATTTCATTAGTTTctaattttttcatttattttatttggatttctttagataggaatataaaaatgaaaaatgatcGGAAAGATCGGAAATTTCATGACgtcattaagtatttattgttgCCACATTCAATAATCaaagtgaagaaaaaaaaacactttacaGGTGTTCGGTTTTTTATCAAAATGGTTTtggttaaaagtttttaatttcattaagaaATTCCTTCTTAGAGcttagtaaatacatacattgcaTATTAAAGCTAAAATAACGCAAGTTCAACGGGGATCCACTTATTTATGCATTTACAGTTATACGCGTAACACGTATTTTGTGCATCGAACTCAAGCATTGAATTAGGCCACATAGCGATCTCTCCCTAAAATACCGCTGTTCTGGTTGTCGACGTATCAAGCTAACGTGAGTTTGTGATTTATTACCGTGTGTTTTAGCGACTTTACTAGTTATACAATACGTGGAATATGgaattaaacattaaatacgACAGATAGtggttaaaaagtaatataacgTGAGTAGATAATTCGTATGTTTTCGTAAATGGGTCACCTCGCCATTCTTACGAGAAACAACTTGTTCTGTGTTTTGAAGCATTTTAGGACATTGTTTAGTGTATAACGTGATAGGAGATGTATATT
This window encodes:
- the LOC110371812 gene encoding transmembrane protein 184C, which translates into the protein MCSSTILSFLKQWRLWIRPFLIALYVVLIIVLVPILIAHSINNGFKKSDQGALVGGGFVLLAVPISIWQITQHVVHYTKPILQKHIIRILWMVPIYALNAWIGLEFPEQSIYVDSLRECYEAYVIYNFMKYLLNYLNEDHDLEALLETKPQVYHIFPLCCLTPWEMGSEFVHNCKHGILQYTVVRPITTVISMICELCGVYGESDFSPKVAFPYMIAINNLSQFVAMYCLVLFYRANKTELKPMKPIGKFLCIKAVVFFSFFQGVIINILVYCGVISTIFDISDSDKIKIMSSKLQDFLICIEMFLAAIAHHYSFSYKPYVSPQNPSPSCLGSFLAMWDVSDVKRDISEHLGVVGSSFSRRLRGKSMYHMARGYDESTRLMSEQPIPSSSAPNLSVDMEPPSVEVRPSAYGSIDNTVTAVSMNSETEPLLDLDNKTKDDPKV